A single region of the Longimicrobium sp. genome encodes:
- a CDS encoding NAD(P)H-binding protein has translation MRIGISGASGQLGAATVAELVRRGGHDVVGISRSPERVTAPVEGRMGDYDRPETLAAAYAGLDRVLIIPTGEMGPGRRAGQSLAAIDAAVAAGVGHIVLMSSAGTRAAEEPDIYASYWAAEQHLMRAAPRWTILRMNYYAEAFLQEAQMSLQGGVLTGLGENRVAFVWREDVAAAAAGILAGEGHEGAIYNATGPETLSGVERAALVAEASGQPFSFAALPQAVLRQGMEGAGLPAPVVGVVLSIQEKFVQSGFDIVTGDVERLAGRKPRALRDLLRGAFSGNRRAF, from the coding sequence ATGCGGATCGGAATCAGCGGGGCGAGCGGTCAGCTCGGCGCGGCCACCGTGGCGGAGCTCGTTCGCCGGGGCGGACACGACGTCGTGGGTATCTCCCGCTCTCCGGAGCGGGTCACCGCCCCCGTGGAGGGACGGATGGGCGACTACGATCGGCCGGAGACGCTCGCCGCCGCGTACGCGGGGCTGGACCGGGTGCTGATCATTCCCACCGGGGAGATGGGCCCCGGACGCCGGGCGGGGCAGTCGCTCGCGGCCATCGACGCGGCCGTGGCGGCGGGAGTCGGGCACATCGTGCTGATGTCGTCGGCGGGCACGCGCGCGGCGGAGGAGCCGGACATCTACGCATCGTACTGGGCCGCCGAGCAGCACCTGATGCGCGCCGCGCCGCGCTGGACGATCCTCCGCATGAACTACTACGCCGAGGCGTTCCTGCAGGAGGCGCAGATGTCCCTCCAGGGCGGCGTGCTGACTGGCCTCGGCGAGAACCGGGTGGCGTTCGTCTGGCGCGAGGATGTGGCCGCGGCGGCGGCCGGCATCCTGGCCGGCGAGGGGCATGAGGGCGCGATCTACAACGCGACGGGGCCGGAGACCCTGAGCGGCGTCGAGCGGGCCGCGCTGGTGGCCGAGGCGTCCGGGCAGCCGTTCTCGTTCGCCGCGCTGCCGCAGGCAGTGCTGCGCCAGGGGATGGAGGGGGCGGGGCTGCCCGCGCCGGTCGTCGGCGTGGTCCTCTCCATCCAGGAGAAGTTCGTCCAGAGCGGCTTCGACATCGTCACCGGCGACGTGGAGCGCCTCGCTGGGCGGAAGCCGCGTGCACTGCGGGATCTGCTTCGAGGCGCGTTTAGTGGAAACCGGCGTGCATTCTGA
- a CDS encoding PLD nuclease N-terminal domain-containing protein, which produces MPFGLGFMEMILVMAMFSSVFLLWPWALYECLVKESSEGNTKIAWALAILLAPVLGALLYLVVRRPQRRSELGR; this is translated from the coding sequence ATGCCGTTTGGATTGGGGTTTATGGAGATGATCCTGGTGATGGCGATGTTCAGCAGCGTGTTCCTGCTGTGGCCTTGGGCTCTGTACGAGTGCCTGGTCAAGGAGAGCAGCGAGGGAAACACCAAGATCGCGTGGGCGCTCGCCATCCTCCTGGCGCCGGTGCTGGGAGCTCTGCTCTACCTCGTCGTGCGGCGTCCGCAGCGGAGGTCCGAGCTCGGCCGTTGA
- a CDS encoding DoxX family protein — MHTEPRSRALHVTLWVVQLLLAAFFVMAGINHGLNPIAEAAQSSPWITDVPVWMARFIGFAELAGAAGLILPAATRIKPWLTPLAAAGLAVVMLLAAAFHVTRGEASVLAFNLIPALLAAFVAWGRSGPARIVPRA, encoded by the coding sequence ATGCACACCGAACCCCGGAGCCGCGCGCTCCACGTCACCCTGTGGGTAGTCCAGCTGCTCCTGGCCGCCTTCTTCGTGATGGCCGGCATCAACCACGGCCTGAATCCGATCGCCGAGGCCGCGCAGTCGTCGCCGTGGATCACCGACGTCCCCGTGTGGATGGCGCGCTTCATCGGCTTCGCCGAGCTTGCCGGCGCCGCCGGCCTCATCCTGCCGGCGGCGACCCGGATCAAGCCGTGGCTTACGCCGCTGGCGGCGGCCGGACTGGCGGTGGTCATGCTGCTCGCCGCCGCCTTTCACGTCACGCGCGGCGAGGCCAGCGTGCTCGCCTTCAACCTCATCCCAGCGCTCCTCGCCGCGTTCGTGGCGTGGGGGCGCTCGGGCCCGGCGCGCATCGTGCCGCGGGCCTGA
- a CDS encoding PAS domain-containing protein — MKIEDALEHVSDGVVGLDAEFRVAYANGRAELLLGKRSVDLVGQGWWEIFPYLVGSPAERDLRAVATGRLARHFKVFHPPRYAWHEVTAVPSGDGILLVMRDVTDVTRARQQETVREAVREVIDLAPVAISVMRGPDHRVEIMNQFSRQLLGGRDLEGRTVRSVLPELEGQGLFEILDGVYTSGEPFQGSEVPIAFDRVGDGTMYEGFFNFSYQPLFSVDGQVNGVLSVSVEVTDLVLERSRLEQRAAEQEAVLARLGGGAAAADGEGPG, encoded by the coding sequence ATGAAGATCGAAGACGCGCTCGAGCACGTGTCGGACGGCGTGGTCGGGCTGGACGCGGAGTTCCGCGTGGCGTACGCCAACGGGCGCGCCGAGCTCCTGCTGGGAAAACGGAGCGTGGACCTGGTGGGGCAGGGGTGGTGGGAGATCTTTCCCTACCTGGTGGGCTCCCCGGCCGAGCGGGACCTGCGCGCGGTGGCCACGGGGCGGCTGGCCCGGCACTTCAAGGTCTTCCATCCGCCGCGCTACGCCTGGCATGAGGTGACGGCCGTCCCCTCCGGCGACGGCATACTCCTGGTGATGCGCGACGTCACCGACGTGACCCGCGCGCGCCAGCAGGAGACGGTGCGCGAAGCGGTGCGCGAGGTGATCGACCTGGCGCCCGTGGCCATCAGCGTCATGCGCGGCCCCGACCACCGCGTGGAGATCATGAACCAGTTCTCCCGGCAGCTGCTGGGTGGCCGGGACCTGGAGGGGAGGACGGTGCGCTCGGTGCTCCCGGAGCTCGAGGGGCAGGGGCTGTTCGAGATCCTGGACGGCGTGTACACCTCCGGCGAGCCGTTCCAGGGCAGCGAAGTTCCCATTGCCTTCGACCGTGTGGGCGACGGAACGATGTACGAGGGTTTCTTCAACTTCAGCTACCAGCCCCTCTTCTCGGTGGACGGCCAGGTGAACGGCGTGCTCAGCGTGAGCGTGGAAGTCACCGACCTGGTGCTGGAGCGCTCACGCCTGGAGCAGCGCGCGGCCGAGCAGGAAGCGGTGCTGGCCCGGCTTGGCGGCGGCGCGGCCGCGGCGGACGGGGAGGGGCCGGGTTGA